One genomic region from Candidatus Eisenbacteria bacterium encodes:
- the fabG gene encoding 3-oxoacyl-[acyl-carrier-protein] reductase: MSDRRFAERVAVVTGGAKGIGRAVASRLARGGARIVVSGRDGAALERACAELRSEGGDAIWAQGDVSKPGDADALCAKTLEAFGRADILVNNAGVTRDNLVMRLSEEDWDQVIDTNLKGSFLCIRSFTRPMMKQRWGRIVNMSSVVGLIGNPGQANYVASKAGVVGLTKAVAKELASRHITVNAVAPGFIETAMTADLSEKVREGLKAQIPLGRLGSADDVAHAVAFLCSEEAGYVTGQVLSVDGGMRM; the protein is encoded by the coding sequence GTGAGCGACCGGCGTTTCGCGGAAAGGGTCGCGGTCGTGACCGGCGGGGCGAAAGGAATCGGCCGCGCGGTCGCATCGCGGCTGGCGCGCGGCGGCGCCCGGATCGTCGTCTCGGGGCGGGACGGAGCGGCGCTCGAGAGGGCGTGCGCCGAGCTTCGCTCGGAGGGGGGCGACGCGATCTGGGCCCAAGGGGACGTGTCGAAGCCCGGGGACGCGGACGCGCTTTGCGCCAAAACGCTCGAGGCGTTCGGCAGGGCCGACATCCTCGTGAACAACGCGGGTGTCACGCGCGACAATCTGGTCATGCGCCTGAGCGAGGAGGATTGGGATCAGGTCATCGACACCAATCTGAAGGGGAGCTTTCTCTGCATCCGCTCCTTCACCCGGCCCATGATGAAACAGCGGTGGGGCAGGATCGTGAACATGAGCTCCGTGGTCGGGCTCATCGGCAATCCCGGCCAAGCGAATTATGTCGCGTCCAAGGCGGGAGTGGTGGGGCTCACGAAGGCCGTTGCCAAGGAACTGGCATCGCGCCATATTACGGTGAATGCGGTAGCTCCAGGGTTCATCGAAACCGCGATGACAGCCGATTTGAGCGAGAAGGTGCGGGAGGGCTTGAAGGCGCAAATCCCCCTCGGACGGCTGGGATCCGCCGATGACGTGGCCCACGCGGTGGCGTTCCTATGCTCGGAGGAGGCCGGCTATGTCACCGGCCAGGTACTGTCCGTCGATGGCGGTATGAGGATGTGA
- the fabF gene encoding beta-ketoacyl-ACP synthase II produces MVVTGQGVVCPLGNTVEEFWKRLIAGESGIGPVTRFDAAGYDTRIGGEVRGFKPEDFMDRKDIRRTDLFVQYAVAASAQALNQAAVRDGAVDPDRFGVIVGSGIGGISTFEDQHRVLLEKGPNRVSPFFIPMMISDMASGQVSILFGAKGPNYCTVSACSSGAHAVGEAFRIIQNSEADVMIAGGAEAPVTPISFAGFCSMKAMSTRNDCPTRASRPFDSQRDGFVMGEGAGILILEELEHAKKRGAAILAEVVGYGATGDAHHMTAPAPEGEGAARAMRAAINDSGLPLREFGYVNAHGTSTPLNDKFETQAIKSVFGEHAHRVAVSSTKSMTGHLLGAAGGLETIICVLALERQVLPPTINYEHPDPDCDLDYVPNTARSVEVRAALSNSLGFGGHNVTLALSRSMAPEGP; encoded by the coding sequence GTGGTGGTGACCGGGCAGGGCGTCGTATGCCCCCTGGGAAACACGGTCGAGGAGTTTTGGAAGCGGTTGATCGCCGGCGAGTCGGGGATCGGGCCGGTCACGCGATTCGACGCGGCGGGATACGACACGCGGATCGGGGGCGAGGTGCGCGGATTCAAGCCGGAAGACTTCATGGACCGGAAGGACATCCGACGCACGGACCTGTTCGTCCAGTATGCGGTCGCCGCATCCGCGCAGGCCTTGAACCAGGCCGCCGTTCGCGACGGCGCCGTCGACCCGGACCGTTTCGGCGTCATCGTGGGGTCGGGCATCGGCGGCATTTCGACCTTCGAGGATCAGCACCGAGTCCTTCTCGAGAAGGGCCCGAACCGCGTGAGCCCCTTCTTCATTCCCATGATGATTTCGGACATGGCCTCGGGCCAGGTGTCGATCCTCTTCGGCGCCAAAGGCCCCAATTACTGCACCGTGTCGGCATGCTCCTCGGGAGCGCACGCGGTGGGCGAGGCTTTTCGGATCATCCAGAACTCCGAAGCGGACGTCATGATCGCGGGGGGCGCCGAAGCTCCGGTCACTCCGATTTCCTTCGCGGGATTCTGCTCCATGAAGGCGATGTCCACGCGTAACGACTGCCCGACCCGGGCCTCCCGGCCCTTCGATTCCCAGCGCGACGGATTCGTGATGGGGGAAGGCGCGGGAATCCTGATCCTGGAGGAACTCGAGCACGCGAAAAAACGCGGCGCTGCGATCCTGGCGGAGGTCGTCGGTTACGGCGCCACTGGAGATGCCCATCATATGACCGCTCCTGCCCCCGAGGGTGAGGGTGCAGCGCGGGCCATGCGGGCCGCCATCAACGATTCCGGACTGCCCCTGCGCGAGTTCGGATACGTGAACGCCCACGGCACCTCCACACCACTCAACGACAAGTTCGAAACCCAAGCCATCAAGTCGGTATTCGGGGAGCACGCACACCGCGTGGCCGTCAGCTCGACGAAGTCGATGACCGGCCACCTGCTCGGAGCCGCCGGCGGACTGGAGACGATCATCTGCGTCCTTGCGCTCGAGCGACAGGTCCTTCCTCCGACCATCAATTACGAGCACCCCGACCCCGACTGCGATCTCGATTACGTCCCCAACACCGCGCGATCGGTCGAAGTGCGGGCGGCCCTCTCGAATTCATTGGGCTTTGGCGGGCACAACGTCACCCTGGCGTTATCGAGGAGCATGGCACCGGAGGGTCCCTAG
- the sucC gene encoding ADP-forming succinate--CoA ligase subunit beta: MNLHEYQSKGIFRAAGIPVPPGDVVSNVEDALAAAERFGYPVVVKAQVLVGGRGKAGGVKVVRGGEELSREAGRILGMELRGLKVNRVLITPSAEIAREYYAGIVLDRRNESPLLMVSPAGGIDIEEVARAGPEKILRIPIDGRGLPGYRARAAARFLDKDPAVQKRIVPILIRLVRAYHDQDASLAEINPLAVTKDGLVLALDAKIVLDDNALDRHPDLAAMRDLSAEDPGEIEARERGLSYVKLDGTIGCVVNGAGLAMATMDLIQFHGGKPANFLDIGGSSNPDKVEAAMHILTGDPRVRAVLFNIFGGITRCDDVARGLLLALDRLNVRIPIVIRLTGTNEKEAREILGERGLMALSDMDEAVRAVIARAAEAA, from the coding sequence TTGAACCTGCACGAATATCAGTCCAAGGGCATTTTTCGGGCCGCGGGGATCCCGGTCCCGCCGGGGGACGTGGTCTCGAACGTGGAAGACGCGCTCGCCGCCGCGGAGCGTTTCGGCTATCCGGTCGTGGTCAAGGCCCAGGTCCTGGTCGGCGGCCGCGGCAAGGCGGGGGGCGTCAAGGTGGTGCGCGGCGGGGAGGAGCTTTCGCGCGAAGCGGGGCGCATCCTCGGGATGGAGCTCCGCGGGCTCAAGGTGAACCGCGTGCTGATCACGCCATCGGCGGAGATCGCGCGCGAGTATTACGCGGGGATCGTTCTGGATCGGAGGAACGAGAGCCCGCTCCTCATGGTGAGCCCGGCCGGCGGGATCGACATCGAAGAGGTGGCGCGCGCGGGCCCCGAGAAGATCCTCCGGATTCCGATCGACGGGAGAGGGCTCCCGGGCTACAGGGCGAGGGCCGCCGCGCGATTCCTGGACAAGGACCCGGCGGTTCAGAAGCGGATCGTCCCGATCCTGATCCGACTCGTACGCGCCTACCACGATCAAGACGCCTCCTTGGCCGAGATCAATCCGCTCGCCGTCACGAAGGACGGCCTTGTCCTGGCCCTCGACGCGAAGATCGTGCTCGACGACAATGCCCTCGACCGGCATCCCGATCTCGCGGCCATGCGCGATCTCTCGGCCGAAGATCCGGGCGAGATCGAGGCGCGCGAGCGAGGTCTCTCGTACGTGAAGCTCGACGGAACGATCGGATGCGTCGTGAACGGCGCGGGGCTCGCGATGGCGACCATGGACCTGATCCAGTTCCACGGAGGGAAGCCGGCGAACTTCCTCGATATCGGGGGCTCTTCGAACCCGGACAAGGTCGAAGCCGCGATGCATATCCTGACCGGAGACCCGCGCGTGCGGGCCGTGCTTTTCAATATTTTCGGCGGCATCACCCGCTGCGACGACGTCGCGCGGGGACTCCTTCTCGCGCTCGACCGCCTGAACGTGAGGATCCCGATCGTGATCCGGCTCACGGGTACCAACGAGAAGGAAGCGCGCGAGATCCTGGGAGAGCGCGGGCTCATGGCCCTGAGCGACATGGATGAAGCGGTGCGGGCCGTGATCGCGCGCGCGGCGGAGGCGGCGTGA
- the acpP gene encoding acyl carrier protein, producing MASFSEDRVKQIIVDQLGVAPEQVTPEASFIDDLGADSLDTVELVMALEEEFDIEIPDEDAEKMTTVADAIKYLESHVPKNA from the coding sequence ATGGCCTCATTCAGCGAAGATCGGGTCAAGCAGATCATCGTCGATCAGTTGGGCGTCGCGCCGGAGCAGGTGACGCCGGAAGCATCCTTCATCGACGATCTGGGAGCGGACTCGCTCGACACCGTGGAGCTCGTGATGGCCCTCGAGGAGGAATTCGACATCGAAATTCCGGACGAGGACGCGGAGAAGATGACCACGGTGGCAGACGCCATCAAGTACCTGGAATCGCACGTGCCGAAGAACGCCTGA
- a CDS encoding DUF177 domain-containing protein: MELKLHEVEEGQSRLDMELAADSVGISRQDVALEGPLKIGLSLDRRGDEIWIRGTVHAIALQQCSRCLVEFSQILELDFEVFCAKLPSARMMSPKALDEEDGGVHFHDGHVLSIDSEIREAVLLGLPMRPLCRDTCAGLCPRCGEDRNLGPCRCVGAAAG, translated from the coding sequence ATGGAGCTCAAACTACACGAGGTCGAGGAGGGGCAGAGCAGGCTCGACATGGAGCTTGCGGCCGATTCCGTCGGGATCAGCCGGCAGGATGTCGCGCTGGAGGGTCCGCTCAAGATTGGCCTCAGCCTGGACCGCCGCGGAGACGAGATCTGGATTCGCGGAACCGTGCATGCCATTGCCCTGCAACAATGTAGCCGGTGTCTCGTCGAATTCTCCCAGATTCTCGAATTGGATTTCGAAGTTTTCTGTGCTAAGTTGCCATCTGCCCGCATGATGAGCCCCAAGGCCCTGGATGAAGAGGACGGGGGGGTCCATTTCCACGACGGCCACGTGCTCTCCATCGACAGCGAGATCCGGGAAGCGGTGCTGCTCGGTCTTCCCATGAGGCCGCTCTGCCGCGATACATGCGCGGGCCTTTGCCCGCGGTGCGGAGAAGATCGCAATCTCGGGCCGTGCCGTTGCGTGGGCGCGGCCGCCGGCTGA
- a CDS encoding nucleoside-diphosphate kinase: MEETLFMIKPDAVEKHKVGVILAEAERAGFEILDLRLVRLAPRDARLFYAVHEGKPFLEELVQFMSSGPAIPCRVRRENAVQALRDLIGATDPKEAKPGTIRARFAESKGRNAVHASDSPESARAEIEFFFGDGSARR; this comes from the coding sequence TTGGAGGAAACACTTTTCATGATCAAGCCGGACGCCGTGGAGAAGCACAAGGTCGGCGTCATCCTGGCCGAGGCCGAGCGCGCCGGGTTCGAGATTCTGGACCTGCGTCTCGTGAGGCTCGCGCCGCGCGACGCCCGGCTCTTCTACGCGGTGCACGAGGGGAAGCCCTTCTTAGAGGAGCTGGTCCAGTTCATGTCGTCCGGCCCGGCGATCCCATGCCGGGTTCGGCGCGAGAACGCCGTCCAGGCGCTTCGGGATCTGATCGGCGCCACCGATCCCAAGGAAGCCAAGCCGGGCACGATCCGGGCACGATTCGCGGAGAGCAAGGGGCGGAACGCGGTGCATGCGTCCGACTCGCCGGAGTCCGCGCGCGCCGAGATCGAATTCTTCTTCGGAGACGGGTCGGCGCGACGCTAA
- the plsX gene encoding phosphate acyltransferase PlsX, which translates to MGGDLAPGVVIQGAMEAIRESTGAFDVLLIGDEALVREEAARLHLSADLPPVIHASERVEMGESAATSVRKKKDSSINIAARLQKERRTSAMVSAGNTGAVVAAALFGLGRIESVQRPAIATVLPTPQGNVVILDVGATSDCKPYHLHQFAMMGSIYARLVLHVERPRVGLLNIGEEAEKGSELYYEAHQLLKQSPVHFVGNVEGRDIILGTADVVVCDGFVGNVLLKFAESVIPSVGNMIRDEIRSDPLSMLAGLLLKPAFRRLKRRLDYAEVGGAPLLGVDGTCIIAHGRSNARAIKNAIRAAARVAEARVAGFIREDLQRLAPEAA; encoded by the coding sequence ATGGGCGGCGACCTTGCCCCCGGTGTGGTCATACAGGGCGCCATGGAGGCGATCCGCGAGTCGACGGGCGCGTTTGATGTCCTGCTCATCGGCGATGAGGCGCTCGTTCGCGAGGAAGCTGCCCGCCTGCATCTGAGCGCGGACCTGCCCCCCGTGATCCACGCATCGGAGCGCGTGGAAATGGGTGAGTCCGCGGCCACCTCCGTTCGAAAGAAGAAGGACTCCTCGATCAATATCGCCGCGCGCCTTCAGAAGGAGCGCCGGACCAGCGCGATGGTATCCGCCGGAAATACCGGCGCGGTCGTGGCCGCCGCCCTCTTCGGCCTGGGCCGGATCGAGTCGGTGCAGCGTCCCGCGATCGCCACGGTGCTCCCCACCCCGCAGGGCAACGTCGTGATTCTGGACGTGGGCGCCACTTCGGACTGCAAGCCGTACCACCTCCATCAATTCGCGATGATGGGCAGCATCTATGCCAGGCTGGTGCTCCACGTGGAGCGACCACGCGTCGGGCTGCTGAACATCGGGGAGGAGGCGGAGAAGGGGAGCGAGCTCTACTACGAAGCGCATCAGCTGTTGAAGCAGAGCCCCGTCCATTTCGTCGGAAACGTCGAGGGCCGGGACATCATCCTCGGCACGGCGGACGTCGTCGTGTGCGACGGTTTCGTCGGAAATGTGCTTCTCAAGTTCGCGGAGAGCGTGATTCCGAGCGTGGGCAATATGATCCGAGACGAGATACGGAGCGATCCTCTGAGCATGCTCGCGGGGCTCCTCCTGAAGCCGGCCTTCCGGAGGCTCAAGCGCCGCCTGGACTATGCCGAGGTCGGCGGGGCGCCGCTCTTGGGAGTCGACGGTACCTGCATCATCGCCCACGGGCGCTCGAACGCGCGCGCGATCAAGAACGCGATCCGGGCGGCGGCGCGGGTCGCCGAGGCGCGCGTCGCGGGATTCATACGCGAGGACCTTCAACGGCTGGCGCCGGAGGCCGCATGA
- the sucD gene encoding succinate--CoA ligase subunit alpha, whose translation MSVLVGRATKVVVQGITGRDGSFHTRGMLDYGTKVVAGVTPGKGGDKVHSVPVFDSVEEAVAKTGANCSVIYVPAALAQDAIYEAVDSGIPLVVCISEGIPVRDMVEVSAYTRGRQVRLVGPNCPGLISPGSCKVGIMPGTIVKPGKVGVVSRSGTLTYEVVWQLTRAGLGQSTCIGIGGDPIVGTRFADMLALYQQDPGTEAIVLIGEIGGSDEEDAALLIRRAISKPVVAFIAGQTAPPGKRMGHAGAIVSGGSGTAQEKMARLQEAGIPVAKTPSEIPGLIAAALRPRRKSKLKLVRGKAKKPAPATRRRGR comes from the coding sequence GTGAGCGTTCTGGTCGGGCGCGCGACGAAGGTCGTGGTGCAGGGGATCACGGGACGCGACGGCTCCTTTCACACGCGCGGCATGCTCGACTACGGCACCAAGGTCGTGGCCGGCGTCACCCCCGGAAAAGGGGGAGACAAGGTGCATTCGGTTCCGGTTTTCGATTCGGTCGAGGAGGCGGTGGCGAAGACGGGCGCGAACTGCTCGGTCATCTACGTTCCCGCGGCGCTCGCCCAGGACGCGATCTACGAAGCCGTCGACTCCGGGATCCCCCTCGTGGTCTGCATCAGCGAAGGAATCCCCGTGCGCGACATGGTGGAGGTCTCTGCCTATACGCGGGGCCGGCAGGTCCGGCTCGTCGGGCCGAATTGTCCGGGGCTCATCTCGCCCGGGTCGTGCAAGGTGGGCATCATGCCGGGAACGATCGTGAAACCGGGGAAGGTGGGCGTGGTGAGCCGCAGCGGCACGCTCACCTACGAAGTGGTCTGGCAGCTCACCCGCGCGGGCCTGGGCCAGTCCACGTGCATCGGCATCGGCGGCGATCCGATCGTGGGGACCCGGTTCGCCGACATGTTGGCCCTCTACCAGCAGGACCCCGGAACCGAGGCGATCGTCTTGATCGGCGAGATCGGCGGAAGCGACGAAGAGGACGCCGCGCTTCTGATCCGGCGCGCGATCTCAAAGCCGGTCGTCGCGTTCATCGCGGGCCAGACCGCTCCCCCCGGAAAGCGCATGGGCCACGCGGGCGCGATCGTGTCTGGAGGCTCCGGCACCGCCCAGGAGAAAATGGCCCGCCTTCAGGAGGCCGGCATCCCCGTCGCGAAGACGCCGTCCGAGATCCCGGGCTTGATTGCGGCCGCGCTCCGACCGAGGCGGAAGTCCAAGCTCAAGCTGGTGCGCGGCAAGGCGAAGAAACCGGCTCCCGCCACCCGGCGGCGCGGACGCTAG
- a CDS encoding 50S ribosomal protein L32 → MAVPKRRHSSTRGKKRRTHWKLALPSRSLCPHCSQPKLPHRVCGHCGYYAGEEVISQEELKST, encoded by the coding sequence ATGGCTGTACCCAAGAGAAGGCATTCGAGCACCCGCGGCAAGAAGCGCCGCACCCACTGGAAACTCGCGCTGCCATCCCGATCGCTCTGCCCCCATTGCAGTCAGCCGAAGCTCCCGCACCGCGTGTGCGGGCATTGCGGCTACTACGCGGGCGAAGAGGTGATCTCGCAGGAGGAGTTGAAGAGTACGTAA
- the rnc gene encoding ribonuclease III — protein MKLLRMLFGLEKAPAPRFERRGGREFDLRGFEAIVHYKFRDPELARQALTHRSYLHSQPEKGAGESNERMEFLGDSVVGLVVNEFLYRKFTSLREGELTKMKSLLVSRVILSRTAKLMGLGDYILLSEAETGSGGRDRASILADTLEGVIGAVYLDGGLEPARRLTERLLLRQVHEILSDANLANYKSMLQEYVQGEFKTHPQYRISSEIGPDHEKVFTVEVVVNQKVLGRGHGSNKKEAEQEAARDALLHFEKMVRGGDRQDHRRRRRRGGRGRRSRGGGGRGTGTGQPGSRGPQEEQGELRGPDGDKSPWAASRLQSGS, from the coding sequence GTGAAATTACTCAGAATGCTGTTTGGACTGGAAAAGGCTCCCGCGCCTCGATTCGAGCGTCGCGGAGGCCGTGAATTCGATCTTCGCGGGTTCGAAGCAATCGTTCATTACAAGTTCCGAGACCCCGAGCTGGCGCGGCAGGCCCTGACCCATCGCTCCTACCTGCACTCCCAACCGGAAAAGGGCGCCGGAGAATCCAACGAGCGGATGGAGTTTCTCGGCGATTCCGTCGTGGGGCTCGTCGTGAACGAATTCCTCTACCGAAAGTTCACCTCGCTTCGCGAAGGGGAGCTGACGAAGATGAAATCGCTCCTCGTGAGCCGCGTGATCCTCTCTCGAACGGCGAAGCTGATGGGTCTGGGGGACTACATTCTCCTGAGCGAGGCGGAGACCGGCTCGGGCGGGCGCGATCGCGCCTCGATCCTCGCGGACACACTGGAAGGCGTGATCGGAGCCGTGTACCTGGACGGCGGGCTCGAGCCCGCGCGGCGCCTCACGGAGCGGCTGCTCCTTCGCCAGGTGCATGAGATCCTGAGCGACGCGAATCTCGCGAACTACAAGAGCATGCTCCAGGAGTACGTCCAGGGTGAATTCAAGACCCACCCGCAATACCGTATCTCGAGCGAGATCGGCCCCGACCACGAGAAGGTGTTTACGGTCGAGGTCGTCGTGAACCAGAAGGTGCTCGGCCGCGGCCACGGGAGCAACAAGAAGGAGGCGGAGCAGGAAGCGGCCCGGGACGCGCTCCTCCACTTCGAGAAGATGGTGCGCGGCGGCGACCGGCAGGACCACAGGCGCCGCAGGCGTCGTGGCGGCCGGGGGCGTCGTTCGCGGGGCGGTGGAGGGCGCGGAACGGGGACGGGGCAGCCCGGATCCCGGGGCCCGCAGGAGGAGCAGGGCGAGCTGCGGGGCCCGGACGGGGACAAATCCCCTTGGGCCGCCTCGCGCTTGCAGTCCGGATCGTAG
- a CDS encoding ketoacyl-ACP synthase III codes for MISSARDVHIIGVGSCTPDRVLTNKDLEQIVDTSDEWITTRTGIKERRIADPETPASALATEAARRAVRDAGVKPEELDQIIVGTVTGDRPFPSTACLVQDRLGAAGAYGFDISAACSGFLYALSLGRTQIAAGAADTVLVIGVETLSKIVDWTDRNTCVLFGDAAGAVVLRSTGQPGGILSTKLHSDGSLTNLLEMPGGGSLHPASHETVDRKLHYIRMSGNDVFKYAVRAMESVACEALEAAGHRPEELDLLFPHQANYRIIDATARRLGLPMEKVFVNLDRYGNTSSASIPLALDEAKRLGRLKPGDLVEMVTFGGGFTWAASVVRW; via the coding sequence ATGATCTCATCCGCGCGCGACGTCCATATCATCGGAGTCGGATCCTGCACGCCGGACCGCGTGCTGACCAACAAGGACCTGGAACAGATCGTCGATACCTCGGACGAGTGGATCACGACGCGGACCGGGATCAAGGAGCGCCGCATCGCCGATCCCGAAACACCCGCCTCCGCGCTCGCCACCGAAGCGGCGCGTCGCGCCGTCCGGGATGCCGGGGTGAAGCCGGAAGAGCTCGATCAGATCATCGTCGGGACCGTGACGGGAGACCGCCCGTTTCCCTCGACCGCGTGTCTCGTGCAGGACCGCCTCGGCGCCGCCGGGGCGTACGGGTTCGATATCTCCGCCGCCTGCTCCGGGTTTCTCTATGCGCTCTCGCTTGGGCGCACGCAGATCGCGGCCGGAGCGGCGGACACCGTGCTCGTGATCGGGGTCGAGACCCTTTCGAAGATCGTCGACTGGACCGATCGCAACACGTGTGTGCTCTTCGGCGACGCGGCCGGCGCCGTCGTGCTCCGCTCGACGGGACAACCCGGCGGGATTCTGTCCACGAAGCTCCACAGCGACGGGTCCCTGACGAATCTGCTCGAAATGCCCGGGGGCGGCTCGCTCCATCCCGCGTCGCACGAAACGGTCGACCGAAAGCTCCACTACATCCGCATGAGCGGAAACGACGTGTTCAAGTACGCCGTCCGCGCCATGGAATCGGTGGCCTGCGAGGCGCTCGAGGCCGCGGGGCACAGACCGGAGGAGCTGGATCTCCTGTTTCCTCACCAGGCGAACTATCGCATCATCGACGCCACCGCGAGGCGGCTCGGCCTGCCGATGGAGAAGGTCTTCGTCAACCTGGATCGCTACGGAAACACCTCGTCCGCCTCGATTCCGCTCGCGCTCGACGAGGCGAAGCGCCTGGGGCGCCTCAAACCCGGCGATCTCGTGGAAATGGTGACGTTCGGCGGAGGCTTCACGTGGGCCGCTTCCGTGGTGCGCTGGTGA
- the fabD gene encoding ACP S-malonyltransferase — protein MSRIAFLFPGQGSQAVGMGRALADRFPEAREVFDRADQVLAMPLSSLCFDGPLDALTRTENTQPALLVTSVAAARVLERRGVRPSAGAGHSAGEFAAHVVAGSLSFEDGLRLIRRRGELMANAGKERPGTMLAVLGLGIPEIEKLLAAVARPRDLAAANYNSPGQIVLSGTREALDRASEEAKKAGAKKVVPLHVSAAFHSPLMETAARGLGEALESIDLRPARFPVYANVSARPVQAPEEIRAALREQLLQPVLWEQTVRAMVEDGVRRFVEVGQGRVLRGLVKSVDRDVSLFGSEDPEAAEAAVQALQEVAA, from the coding sequence GTGAGCCGGATCGCGTTCCTTTTTCCGGGCCAGGGCTCGCAGGCGGTCGGCATGGGTCGCGCCCTCGCGGATCGTTTCCCGGAAGCGCGCGAGGTTTTCGACCGCGCCGACCAGGTCCTCGCCATGCCTCTCTCCTCCCTCTGCTTCGATGGACCGCTCGATGCGTTGACCCGCACGGAGAACACGCAGCCCGCGCTCTTGGTCACGAGCGTCGCGGCGGCCCGCGTGCTCGAGCGCCGCGGCGTGCGGCCTTCGGCGGGGGCCGGGCACAGCGCGGGGGAATTCGCGGCGCACGTGGTGGCGGGCTCGCTCTCCTTCGAGGACGGGCTGAGGCTCATCCGCAGGCGGGGCGAGCTGATGGCGAACGCGGGGAAGGAGCGGCCGGGAACGATGCTCGCGGTGCTGGGCCTGGGTATCCCTGAGATCGAGAAGCTCCTCGCCGCGGTGGCGAGGCCGCGCGATCTCGCCGCCGCGAACTACAACTCGCCCGGACAAATCGTGCTGTCCGGAACGCGCGAGGCGCTGGATCGCGCCTCGGAGGAGGCCAAGAAAGCGGGGGCCAAGAAAGTCGTCCCCTTGCACGTCAGCGCCGCGTTCCATTCGCCGCTCATGGAGACCGCGGCGCGCGGGCTCGGCGAGGCGCTGGAGTCGATCGATCTCAGGCCCGCTCGGTTTCCGGTCTACGCCAACGTTTCCGCGCGGCCGGTGCAAGCCCCCGAGGAGATCCGCGCCGCGCTCCGGGAGCAGCTCCTCCAGCCGGTGCTGTGGGAGCAAACGGTTCGCGCGATGGTGGAAGACGGCGTGCGGCGGTTCGTCGAAGTGGGCCAAGGGCGCGTCCTCCGCGGCCTCGTGAAGAGCGTCGACCGCGATGTGTCGCTTTTCGGAAGCGAGGACCCGGAGGCGGCGGAGGCCGCCGTCCAGGCGCTCCAGGAAGTCGCGGCGTGA